GCACGAGGTGTAGGAGAAATTACTCAAAAAAAATTAATCGATCTTTCCCGAGAACTTATGTTTTCTCAAAAAAGCGATGAGCTCAGCTTAGATTCTAAGGACGATTATATATCGGCCATGTCTGCCCTCATGAATTCGGTCTCTCTCACAAAAAAAGCAAAAGAAGGCCTAAAGAATTTTTTAAACACCATAAAGGAATTACGCAGTATAATAGAAGCCGGAGACATCTTTTTTAAAAAAGAAGAACCAAAGGGCGAAGGCTTGGCTCCTTTTATATATGAGGTTTTAAAACAATCGGGCTTTGCCGAATATTACGAATCAGTAGACGCAGCTTCCGGTACTCAAAAAACGGCAAACTTAAACGAGCTTGCTAACACTGCCTCGCTTTACGATTTTTCGGTAAAGGGCTTGAGCGAATTTTTAGAACACATAGAATTGGATCGAAGCCTTGCCGGCTCCGAAGAAAAAAAAGATTCCGTAAACCTCATCACCATTCATAACACAAAGGGTTTGGAATTTAAAAACGTAATTATCACGGGACTTGAAACGGGAGTATTCCCACGCGATAACGGAAACTTCGATGAGCTTGAAGAAGAAAGAAGACTTATGTATGTAGCCTGCACCCGCGCAAAGGATGCTCTCTACATGACAAGCTGTGCTTCCCGCCGCCTTTACGGCAGCCTAAGCTTTACCCAGCCAAGCCGCTTTATCTTCGAAATAGATCAAGACCTCGTAAACATCTCGGAGGCCTCATCTTCTTATTCTACTTTTTCAGGCAGCTTCGGGAAACAAATTCCTGCCGATTTTGGAACAAAAAAAGAAACACATCCCCTTCTTTCCAAATGGAAGAAGGGAGAAAAAATTTATCACGACGATTACGGCTATGGGGCAATAATTAAGGCCGATGCTTCAAGCGGAGAACTTGTAGTAAACATCCAATTTGAAACCGGCCTTATAAAACGCTTTATGCCCGAATATCAGGCAAACGATATGACAATAATAAAAGATTAATTCTACACAAAATCGGCACAACTAAAAATCTTTTTTCCGGAAGGAAAGGATGTACTTCAATCCCTACGAGATTCCGATGAAAGCAAGAAAAAAAATAGGAATGAATAATTCGATCATTTATATCGACTTTATGGTAGGCGGCCCCGAACTCTCCGTTATCGGTACTGTCATCGGCACTTGCATTTTTCTCCTCTTTTCTATAGAATGCTTCCCGTCAATTTTGATAGATTCATCAATTTTCTTGGAGTAAAATATGGCTTATCCTTTTAGCACGATAGAACCCAAATGGCAAAAATATTGGGAAGAAAACAAAACCTTTAAAACAGTTGAAGACAAAAATTATCCTAAGGATAAGAGACTCTATATTTTGGATATGTTTCCCTATCCTTCGGGAGACGGCCTCCATGTAGGGCATCCTGAAGGCTATACTGCAACGGATATTTACAGCCGTTTTTTACGCATGAGCGGATACAATGTACTCCACCCGATGGGCTTTGATTCCTTCGGACTGCCTGCAGAAAACTATGCCATAAAGACGGGAGTTCATCCTCTTATAACCACCCGAAAAAATATGGAAACATTTAGAAAGCAGATAAAGTCGATAGGTTTAAGTTATGACTGGGATAGGGAAATCTCTACAAGCGAAGAATCCTATTATAAATGGACCCAGTGGATATTCCTTCAATTATTTAAAAAAGGATTAGCCTACGAAAAAGAAGCCCCCATCAACTGGTGCCCTTCCTGCTTAACAGGCCTTGCCAATGAAGAAGTAAAGGACGGAAAATGCGAAAGATGCGGAGCTCAAATTCAACGCAAAAACTTGAGGCAGTGGATTTTAAAGATAACCGAATATGCCGAACGCCTCTTAGAAGATTTGGATGAACTTGACTGGCCCGAATCCATTAAAATCATGCAAAAAAATTGGATAGGCAAGAGTACGGGGGCCGAGGTAGACTTTTCCCTCGTCGATAAGGACGGAAAAGAAACGGGGCAAAAAATCAAGGTTTATACAACCCGCCCCGACACGATTTTCGGAGCGACCTACATGGTCTTAGCCCCGGAACACGAGCTCGTAAAAAGCATAACTACAAGCAGCCAAGAAAAAGCCGTTGCCGCTTATATCGAAGAGGCCGCAAAAAAAAGCGACCTCGAAAGAACAGACCTCGCAAAAAACAAGACCGGAGTTTTTACGGGAGCCTATGCAATCAATCCATTGACGGAACAAAAAATCCCCGTCTGGATTTCGGACTATATTTTAATCTCCTACGGCACGGGAGCAATTATGGCAGTACCCGCCCATGATGAAAGAGACTTTGAGTTTGCTGCCCAATTCAATCTGCCTAAAATCAAGGTTGTAGCCGGTGCGGAAGAATGGGAAAGCGGAAAAAGAGACTTTTCTGAGGAGCCTGAGGCTTGTACAACCGAGGACGGCTATTCGGTAAACTCAAAACAGTTTGACGGTCTAAAAACGGAAGAAGCAAAAACAAAAATCACGGAACATCTTGAAAACTTAGGCCTTGCAAAAAGAGCCGTAAACTACAAGCTCCGTGACTGGATTTTCAGCCGGCAGCGCTATTGGGGTGAGCCCATACCCTTGGTACACTGCCCCTCTTGCGGCATAGTTCCCCTAGACGAACATGATCTCCCATTAACCCTGCCCCAAGTAGAAAGCTATACTCCCGCAGGTACGGGCGAAAGCCCCTTGGCGGCTATCGGCTCTTGGGTAAATACAAAATGCCCCAAATGCGGAAAGGAAGCAAAACGGGAAACCAATACAATGCCTCAGTGGGCAGGTTCTTGCTGGTACTATCTCCGCTTTATAGACCCTCATAACAACGAAGCCTTTGCCGACAAAGAAAAATGCGATTACTGGATGCCCGTGGACCTCTATGTCGGAGGAACAGAACATGCTGTTCTCCATTTATTGTATGCAAGGTTTTGGCACAAGGTCTTGTATGACCTTGGGCTGGTCTCTACAAAAGAACCCTTTACACGGCTTGTAAATCAGGGAATGATAACCTCCTTTGCCTACATGAGAAAAAACAAGAGCCTTGTTCCGGTCGATAAGGTTAAAAAAATATCTGAAACCGAATTTGAAGATATTGAAACCGGAGAAAAACTTGAGCAGGTAATAGCCAAGATGTCCAAGAGCTTAAAGAATGTTATCAATCCCGACGACATCATAAAAGAATACGGGGCAGACACCCTTCGCCTCTACGAAATGTTCTTAGGCCCCTTAGAGGTTTCAAAACCTTGGAACACAAGCGGCATCATGGGCGTATTTAGGTTTTTGGAAAAAATCTGGAATCTGTCCGACAGGGAAATATATAAAACTCCCGTCAACGATACCTCAACCCCTGAAACCAAGACCTTGACTGTCCTCTTAAATAAGACCATAAAAAAGGTAACCGAGGACACAGCCTCTCTTAACTTTAACACTGCCATAAGCCAGATGATGATTTTTATAAACGAGGTTTCAAAGCACAAAAAAATACCCCACTATGTTTGGTACAATTTTGTAAAACTTTTAAACCCCTATGCTCCTCACTTGGCTGAAGAACTTTGGCAAAAGATGGGTAGTGATGAATCGATAGCCTATTCTCACTGGCCGATGTTTGTCGAAAAATTCTGCGTCGACCAAACCTGCACGGTGGTGGTACAGGTAAACGGAAAACTCCGCGGTAAGTTTGAGGCAGAAGCAGGAACCTCTAAAGAGGAGCTGGAACGCCTTGCTTTATCGAATGAAGGCGCTGTCCGCAACATTGAAGGCAAGGAGATTAAAAAGATAATTACAGTGCCCGATAAGCTCGTAAATATTGTAGTACAATAAAGAAAACCCTACTTAACAAGGCTTATTCTTTTTCGGCATAGCTCTAGCGGCCGGCTTTTTTTAAGGCGTCATTTACCGCCTCTAAAAAAGCCTTACTCGTTAAGGTAGCACCGGCCACAATATCCACATCTGTAGAATCCTTCTCGATAACCCTCTTAGGCAGGTATTCAAAAACGGTATCGCTGTAGCCGGGCGTATCGGCATACTCTAAGATATCTATATTTTTAATTTCGTTTTTTTCTATCACAACCCTTACGCTTATATTTCCCATTAAGCCTTCGGCCTTTCCTTCAAAAACACCCGAAACAATCTTTTCATCATTTTTTACATTACAAGAAAATAAAAAAATACTCAAAGCAAAAACTATAATGGTAAAACAAATCTTTTTCATATTTAAAAACTTACCTTCCTAAAAAATATCCTATATCTCCCCAGAGGGCAAAGAGAAAAACTACGCCGATAAAGGCTATGCCGATAAACTGAACATAGTACAACACCTTCGGATGAATTTGCCTTCTAAAAATAAATTCTATAAAGGCAAAAAGAATTAAACCTCCGTCCAAAATCGGAATCGGCAATAAATTCATTATAAAAAGAGAAATAGAAATTATGCTTACAAAGTTTAAGATATCCGAAAGCCCGATTAAAAAGCCGGCCTTAAAACCTTGGGCGGCAACATCGCCCAACATATGGGTAATGCGTACAGGGCCCGAAACGGCTTGCCTAAAGTCAACACCCTTAAACAAAAGGCCTAAACTTTTAAATGTTAACACAAAACTCTTGTGAGTTAAAACAAAGCCGTTCACTATGCTTTTAAAAAAGCCTGTTCCTGGAATCTCTACCTTGATGTTTTTAATCTTTAGCCCAAGGTCTATTCCGTTTTCGGTTCTGATAAGGTTTACGGTTTTTGTAATCTTGTTTCCGTCCCTTAAAATGCCTAATTCGGCAGTCTTTTCGCTTATACCGCCTAGGGCACGGTTTAAGTCTATCGTATTGGCAACTTCAATTCCGTTCACTTCCGTAATAAGGTCGCCTTTTTTAAGCCCTGCAAGTTCGGCAGATGAAGAAGGCTTTACACTGTCAATTTCAAGGGGAATAAAAGAATAAAAGCCTATTATGCCTGCACCGGTTTTTGGATCGAGTTTTGGCCTAAGTTTTTTTGTGAGGATCTGCCCATCTCTTTCTATTTCCAGCGTCACCTCTTCCTTTGCTTCAGGCACAATGAGGCGCACTATGTCGGCAAATGTTTCAGTCTTTTCGCCGTTAATGCTTAAAATTACATCCCCCATCCTTAAATCAGCCTCGCGGGCAGGAGAATCATCGGCTTCGTTATAATAGTAAACGGGAGCTATCTTATTCGAGCTTGTATAATAGCTTGAACCGATAGCACTTACAATAGCCAGAGCCAGAACCGCACTTATATAGTTTGCAAATGGACCGGCAAAGGCAATTATAATCCGCTTAAAAGGATGCACTCCATAAAGCTCCCCTTCTTTTTTCGGAATTGCAGGGAGCTTTTCTTCGATTGCCTGCTGAAAGGCCTTTTCTCCCTTCATGCCGCAATAACCGCCCATAGGAATTGCAGAAATTCTATATTCCGTGTCTCCCTTCTTTTTTTTAAAAAGAACAGGACCCCAGCCTATCGAAAAACTTTCGACCACAACACCGCAGAGTTTCGCGGCAATAAAATGTCCAAGCTCATGGATAAAGACCATGATACTCAATATAATCAAACCTATTAAAATCTTAACCATAAATTATTCCGTTTTACTTTTATTGCAAGCCGTTTACTCTGTCAAGTATCCTTGCCAAAGCGATCGCTCTTGCTCTGTTTTCATAGTCATAAACTTCTTCATAAGAAGAAGGTTTCATAGTCCAATCCGAATTTAAAACTTCTTGCGTAATACCGGCTAAATCCGTAAAGCCTATTTTCCCTTTGATAAAGGCATCAACGGCTTCTTCATTTGCAACATTAAAGGCTATAGGATAGGCGCCTCCTTTTCCAGCCGCTTCAAAACCCAAAGCCAGCATGGGAAAATCATCGGTTCTGGGAGGCCTAAATTCCAACTTTATAATTTGAGAAAAATCCAAGGGCCTTAAAAAGCTTTCAGGCATCTCAGGAAAACTTAAAGCATTTAAAATAGGATTTTTCATATCGGGAGGAGAAGCTTGAGCAAATATCTCTCCGTTTTTACACTGCACCATCGAATGGATTATACTTTGAGGATGAACCGTAACTTCAATTTTTTCCGGCGGAAAAGAAAAGAGCTTTACAGCCTCAATCACTTCCAAAGCCTTGTTTGCAAGAGAAGCCGAATCTATCGTAATCTTTCCACCCATCTTCCATGTCGGATGCTTTAAGGCATCTTCAAGCTTCATTGTGCTAAGCTTTTCTCTCGGCGTATTTAAAAAGGGGCCGCCTGAGGCGGTAATTATAATCTTTTCTATGTTTTCTTT
The DNA window shown above is from Treponema denticola and carries:
- the leuS gene encoding leucine--tRNA ligase, encoding MAYPFSTIEPKWQKYWEENKTFKTVEDKNYPKDKRLYILDMFPYPSGDGLHVGHPEGYTATDIYSRFLRMSGYNVLHPMGFDSFGLPAENYAIKTGVHPLITTRKNMETFRKQIKSIGLSYDWDREISTSEESYYKWTQWIFLQLFKKGLAYEKEAPINWCPSCLTGLANEEVKDGKCERCGAQIQRKNLRQWILKITEYAERLLEDLDELDWPESIKIMQKNWIGKSTGAEVDFSLVDKDGKETGQKIKVYTTRPDTIFGATYMVLAPEHELVKSITTSSQEKAVAAYIEEAAKKSDLERTDLAKNKTGVFTGAYAINPLTEQKIPVWISDYILISYGTGAIMAVPAHDERDFEFAAQFNLPKIKVVAGAEEWESGKRDFSEEPEACTTEDGYSVNSKQFDGLKTEEAKTKITEHLENLGLAKRAVNYKLRDWIFSRQRYWGEPIPLVHCPSCGIVPLDEHDLPLTLPQVESYTPAGTGESPLAAIGSWVNTKCPKCGKEAKRETNTMPQWAGSCWYYLRFIDPHNNEAFADKEKCDYWMPVDLYVGGTEHAVLHLLYARFWHKVLYDLGLVSTKEPFTRLVNQGMITSFAYMRKNKSLVPVDKVKKISETEFEDIETGEKLEQVIAKMSKSLKNVINPDDIIKEYGADTLRLYEMFLGPLEVSKPWNTSGIMGVFRFLEKIWNLSDREIYKTPVNDTSTPETKTLTVLLNKTIKKVTEDTASLNFNTAISQMMIFINEVSKHKKIPHYVWYNFVKLLNPYAPHLAEELWQKMGSDESIAYSHWPMFVEKFCVDQTCTVVVQVNGKLRGKFEAEAGTSKEELERLALSNEGAVRNIEGKEIKKIITVPDKLVNIVVQ
- the rseP gene encoding RIP metalloprotease RseP, which encodes MVKILIGLIILSIMVFIHELGHFIAAKLCGVVVESFSIGWGPVLFKKKKGDTEYRISAIPMGGYCGMKGEKAFQQAIEEKLPAIPKKEGELYGVHPFKRIIIAFAGPFANYISAVLALAIVSAIGSSYYTSSNKIAPVYYYNEADDSPAREADLRMGDVILSINGEKTETFADIVRLIVPEAKEEVTLEIERDGQILTKKLRPKLDPKTGAGIIGFYSFIPLEIDSVKPSSSAELAGLKKGDLITEVNGIEVANTIDLNRALGGISEKTAELGILRDGNKITKTVNLIRTENGIDLGLKIKNIKVEIPGTGFFKSIVNGFVLTHKSFVLTFKSLGLLFKGVDFRQAVSGPVRITHMLGDVAAQGFKAGFLIGLSDILNFVSIISISLFIMNLLPIPILDGGLILFAFIEFIFRRQIHPKVLYYVQFIGIAFIGVVFLFALWGDIGYFLGR
- a CDS encoding FMN-binding protein — translated: MKKICFTIIVFALSIFLFSCNVKNDEKIVSGVFEGKAEGLMGNISVRVVIEKNEIKNIDILEYADTPGYSDTVFEYLPKRVIEKDSTDVDIVAGATLTSKAFLEAVNDALKKAGR
- the dxr gene encoding 1-deoxy-D-xylulose-5-phosphate reductoisomerase yields the protein MAKKRVIVLGAGGSIGKNSLEIIRRFSDRFVLAGFSVHSNSDFAKTLLTEFTGAQFVSTKKKDSDLKHEIDAEAVRRLLEKSKADIVINGIAGSAGLKASVEVIKSGLDLALANKETIVEAGELIFQDAEKSGSTIIPVDSEHAAIFQLINAHKKENIEKIIITASGGPFLNTPREKLSTMKLEDALKHPTWKMGGKITIDSASLANKALEVIEAVKLFSFPPEKIEVTVHPQSIIHSMVQCKNGEIFAQASPPDMKNPILNALSFPEMPESFLRPLDFSQIIKLEFRPPRTDDFPMLALGFEAAGKGGAYPIAFNVANEEAVDAFIKGKIGFTDLAGITQEVLNSDWTMKPSSYEEVYDYENRARAIALARILDRVNGLQ
- a CDS encoding aminopeptidase, yielding MKARKKIGMNNSIIYIDFMVGGPELSVIGTVIGTCIFLLFSIECFPSILIDSSIFLE